Genomic DNA from Streptomyces sp. NBC_01571:
TGAGCGCCGAGGCGACACCTGAGGCGAACCCGGAGGCGGTCGCGTGCCGCAGCCCCGGCCGTGTGCCGGGCCGCGACAGGACGCCGATCGCCACGGAGGTGGCGGCGGCCACGGCCAGCGCCTGCGGCACGCTCAGCACGTCGTCGGGCGCCGGCCCGGACGCCGTGACCAGCAGTGCGGACAGCCCGACCAGGGTGAGCGCGGTGCCACGCCACTCGACCGCGCTGACCCGTCGCCCGGCCACCCGCGCGCCGAGCGGTACCGCGGCCACCAGCGTGAGGGCGCCGAGCGGCTGCACCAGCGTGAGCGTTCCGTATTTGAGCGCGGCGACATGCAGCAGCGCTGCGGACGCGTTCAGCGCGACCGACCACCACCACGCGGCGTGGCCGAGCATGCTCAGGACGCCCGGTTCGGTGGTCCGGGACGCGAGCCTTTCCTGTGCCACGGCCGCGGCGGCGTAGGCGACGGCCGAGAACAGGGACAGCACGACGGCGGCGAGCGTGGCGTTCATCGACCTGCCCCCACGAGCTCCGGTACGGACTCCTTGACGTCTCCCGCGACGGCGCGTTCCTGCGCGCGCCCGGCCGTCGTCTCGGTCCGGTGCGGTAGGTGGATCACGGCCAGGGCGACGCCGAGCAGCGCGGCCGCGGCGACGGAGTCGAGCCAGTAGTGGTTCGCGGTGCCGACGATCACCAGCAGGGTGACCAGCGGGTGCAGCAGCCACAGCCAGCGCCAGCGGGAGCGGGTCGCGGCGATCAGACCGATCGCCACCATCAGCGCCCAGCCGAAATGCAGTGAGGGCATCGCCGCGAACTGGTTCGCCATCTCGTCGGTGGCCGGGTGCGCTCCGTACACCGTGGGCCCGTACACCTGTCCGGTGTCCACCAGGCCCGCGACGGCGAGGAGCCGGGGCGGCGCGAGCGGGAAGGTGAGATGCAGCACCAGGGCGGCGGCGGTGATCACGGCCAGGACCCGGCGCGCCCACACGTAGTGGACCGGGCGCCGCAGGTACATCCAGACCAGGAAGGCCGCCGTGGCCGGGAAGTGGACGGTCGCGTAGTAAGCGTTCGCCAGGTGCACCAGGGTGTCGCTGTGCAGCAGCACGCCCTGTACGGCGCCCTCGCCCGGCAGGTGCAGGGACCGTTCCCAGTCCCAGACGTGGCCGGCGTTGCGGAAGGCCTCGGCCGTGTGTCCGGTGGCCAGTTGCCGGCCGACCTTGTAGACGACGAAGAGTCCTGTGACGAGCAGGAGTTCACGGACGAGCGGCGGCCGCCCGGCGGTGTCGCGCCGTGACGGCCGACGTATGGCCGCGGCGGGATCCGGTTCTGCAGGCTCGGTTCGGGAATCCATCCCCCGGCCCCTTTGCTGACGTTCTTGAGTGAGGTGGTGTGCGGTGAGCCCAGGACAGGCTCCACTCGGCGTCTGTTCGACAGGGGGTGGATCCTGACCAAGGCTCATCGATACGACAGTGTACCGATACGACAGTGTACCGATACCAATGCGTTCCGGTACACTGGCGTATCGATTAGACTCTGTGAAACCGACCACCCGCACGAGCGAGGAGAAGACCCATGACGTCGCAGGCCGCGGAGGGACCGGAGTCGGTCATCGCCTCGCGCCGCTCCAAGATCACGCCCGAGCGTGAGCAGGAGTTCTACGACGCCGTGCTCGAACAGATCCGTGCGTGCGGATACGACGCGTTCACCATGGAAGGCGTGGCCGCGAGCACACGCTGCAGCAAGTCCACGCTGTACCGGCAGTGGAAGACGAAGCCCCAGTTCGTGGCCGCCGCACTGCGCGCCAACCAGTGCCCGCGGTTCTCGGGAATCGACACGGGCTCGCTCGTCGGCGATCTGCGCGCGATGGCACGCGCCGCCGGGGACTGGTCGGGCCGTGACACCCAGCTGCTCCAGGCACTCGGCCACGCCGTGCTGCAGGACAAGGAGCTGCGGGAGGCCCTGCGCGAGGCGCTCATCGAGCCCGAGATCGGCGCGGTCAAGCAGATCATCGCCCGCGGGGTCGCCCGGGGCGAGGTCCCCGCCGACCACCCGGCGCTCGAGTTCATCCCGGCGCAGCTGTTCGGTGTGGTGCGGGTGCGTCCGGTTCTGGAGGGCGAGTACGCGGACGCGGCGTATCTCACACAGTTCGTGGAGGCCGTGGTGATTCCGGCACTGGGCCTGACCTGAGACCCAGGTCGCCGTCCGCGGGATGACCGGACGTCGGCCTGCTCGCGCCGCACCGTGGGGACGGGGGCGGCGCGCACCCCCGGCCGGGTGGGGCTCCTCTTGAGCGGAGAGGGGCTCCACCCGGCCGATCTGTGTCCGGGGGCGGGCGCGGGGAGGCGCGGGCGCGGTGGTCAGACGTTCTGTCCGTCGCCGCCCGCTCCGGACGCCGGCTTGATGCCCTTGGTGATGTCGTCGATCACGGACTGCTGAGGACCCTTGGAGCCGGCGTCGACGCCGAAGCGGACGACGACCAGCGACTTGGGGTCGGCGGGGGAGGGGAGGACGAGTGATTCGACGTAACCGTCGTCGCCCTTGCTGGTGACGACCTTCCAGCGGACGAGATAGCCCTTCTCGCCGGCCACGGTGACCGCCCTGGACGCGAGTTCCGTGTGCGACGTGATCTTCCCGTATCCCTTGCCGTAGGACTCCTGGGCGTTCTTGGAGATGTCCTCCTTGGCCGCCGCCTCCGGCGTGGTGGACTTGATGCCCTGGTACCGCGCGGGTGCCGAGTACGCGCCGCCCCGCTGACACTTCTGCGAGGTGTCGCCAGGGCACTTGTAGGTGTCCTTGGTCGACAGCACCGCGCTCGCCATGCCGCTCTGGCCGGTCCAGTTGTCGGGCACCGGCATGCTGATGCCGCTGTACGCGTCTGTGGCGTAACCGTCCTCGGTCCGCGGCACCCCTGACCGGCCCGGCGCCGGGGTCTGCCCCTCCGGTCCGCCCGAGCCACCTGATCCGCCCGAGCCGCCGGGAGCGCCGCCCGGGCCGCCCTCCGGTCCGCCCGCGCCGCCGAAGCCGCCCTGGCCGTTCTGCCCGCCGGGCCTCTGGGCGTCGGCGCTGTTCCCGCCGTTGCCGTCGTTCTTGGTGAGGGCGTACACACCGCCCCCGATGCCCGCGAGGACCGCGATCGCGGCGGCGACGGCGATGCCGGTGCGCAGCCCGCGCCGTCGGGGCCCGGGGGGAAGGACCGGGTACGGTCCGGCGGCCGGCGGCTGTCCCGGGGGACCCCACGAGGCGCCGGACCCGAGGGGGCGGGTCTGCTCCGTCCATGCCCTGCCGTCCCACCAGCGTTCGGTGGCGGGACTGTCACTTGTCTGCCCGGGGTCGGGATACCAGCCGGGGGGAGTCACCTGCGTCATGGACCCCACCGTATGAGCCCTGGGTGAAAGGCGGATGAGAGGGGACCGGTCGACCGTCCGCGGAGACCGCACCCCTCGCCCGGTACGCGTCGGCGGGCGCCGGCGGCGTGTCCTGCGCGTCGCCCACCCCGTACGACGTCCCGTGCGGCGGGCCGGCCACCCCCATCTGCCCAACTCCCCGAATCCGTAAGGCCTTTCACTTGGGTCCGTACCGATTCCGACGACGCGAGACCCGACGGCATTCGACGGCTGCCGACCGTCCACGACCTCCCCGCCCCAGCTCGGCGCCCCGTCGCGTCGCCTTCGGGTGAGCGCCGTCACCCGTCTCGGCCACCGGTGCCCTGACCCACCTCCGCATCGATCCGGGGACGGCTAGGCTCGATGTCTGTACGTCGTCCGTGCGGCCCGGGGAGGTAGCGGTATGACGCAGGCGCGGCCGGGACCGGCGGCCTCGGCCTCACTCTGGGAGCGCGAGGCGGAGATCGCGGATGTCGCACAGGCCGTGGACGCGCTGCGCGCGGACGCCTCGTCCTCGGGCAGTCTGCTGGTGTTCGGCGGCGAGGCCGGCATCGGCAAGACCGCACTGCTCGCGGAGGCCCGCAGGATGGCCGAGGCCAAGGGCTGCACGGTCTGGTCGGCCCGCGGCGGCGAGACCGTCACCTCCGTCCCCTTCCACGTCATACGGCAGCTCCTCCAGCCGGCCATCGTCTCGCTGATGCCGGAAGAGGCCCGCGAATACCTGGGCGACTGGTACGACATCGCCGGCCCTGCTCTCGGCATCGCCGAGCCGGGCGACCGCCAGGCCGACCCGCAGGGCGTGTGCGACGGACTGGTCGCGGCCGTGCGGCGGCTGGCCAAGCGCGAGTGGCCGCTCGTCCTGATGGTCGACGACGCGCACTGGGCCGACCAGGAGACCCTGCGATGGCTGGCCGCGTTCGCCGAGCGCCTCGACGACCTGCCCGTCCTCGTGGTGGTCGCGCGCCGCCCCGGCGAGGTCACCGGCGAGCGGGCCCTTCACCTCGACGCCGTCGCCGCCGCGGCCCGCCCGATCGTCACCCTCAGCGCGCTGACCCCCGACGCCACCGCGGGACTGACCCGCGCCACCCTCGGCGAGCACGCGGACGCCCCGTTCTGCCGCGAGGTGTGGGCGGTCACCGGCGGCAACCCCTACGAGACCGTCGAACTCCTCGCCAAGGTGCAGGACACCGAGCTGTTACCGGTCGAGGCGTCGGCCGCCGAACTGCGCGCCCTGAACCGCTCCGCGCGCGGCCGCGGACTCGTCGCCCGCCTCGAAGGGCTCGGCATCGACGCCACCCGCTTCGCCTGGGCGGCCGCGATACTCGGCACGGGCATCTCCCTCGACCTCGCCGCCCAGCTCGCCGGAATGCCGCGCGACGAGGCCGAGCGCTGCGCCGAACTGCTCGGTGTGGCCCGCATCCTCACCGACGTCGAACCCGCGAACAGCCAACTGACCGGCAGTGAGCTGGAGTTCGTGCACCCCCTGATCGCCAGCGCCGTCTACCGCTCGATCCCCGACGCGCTGCGCACCGCGATGCACGGCCAGGCCGCCTGGGCGGTCACCGAGTCGGGCCGCGGCGCCGCGGCCGCCTCCCGCCACCTCCTCGAAGTGCACCCCGACGACGACCCCGAAGTCGTCGAGCAGATGCGCGAGGCGGCCCGCGAACACCTCGCCG
This window encodes:
- a CDS encoding phosphatase PAP2 family protein; the protein is MDSRTEPAEPDPAAAIRRPSRRDTAGRPPLVRELLLVTGLFVVYKVGRQLATGHTAEAFRNAGHVWDWERSLHLPGEGAVQGVLLHSDTLVHLANAYYATVHFPATAAFLVWMYLRRPVHYVWARRVLAVITAAALVLHLTFPLAPPRLLAVAGLVDTGQVYGPTVYGAHPATDEMANQFAAMPSLHFGWALMVAIGLIAATRSRWRWLWLLHPLVTLLVIVGTANHYWLDSVAAAALLGVALAVIHLPHRTETTAGRAQERAVAGDVKESVPELVGAGR
- a CDS encoding DMT family transporter is translated as MNATLAAVVLSLFSAVAYAAAAVAQERLASRTTEPGVLSMLGHAAWWWSVALNASAALLHVAALKYGTLTLVQPLGALTLVAAVPLGARVAGRRVSAVEWRGTALTLVGLSALLVTASGPAPDDVLSVPQALAVAAATSVAIGVLSRPGTRPGLRHATASGFASGVASALTQTVTVAVTDRSGPILSVQVIVVALLVAAFATAGLLLSQTAYRGGLGAPLAVVTLANPVAAAAIGLSLLGEKLQGGPAGLLLAAFGAGVASWGVVTLSRSAPERVPAAPEPFEDDEHPVAAVLALEAEAAKYTPSLVPNQPNPGEPTNPGRLTNPGHLTPL
- a CDS encoding DUF2510 domain-containing protein — encoded protein: MTQVTPPGWYPDPGQTSDSPATERWWDGRAWTEQTRPLGSGASWGPPGQPPAAGPYPVLPPGPRRRGLRTGIAVAAAIAVLAGIGGGVYALTKNDGNGGNSADAQRPGGQNGQGGFGGAGGPEGGPGGAPGGSGGSGGSGGPEGQTPAPGRSGVPRTEDGYATDAYSGISMPVPDNWTGQSGMASAVLSTKDTYKCPGDTSQKCQRGGAYSAPARYQGIKSTTPEAAAKEDISKNAQESYGKGYGKITSHTELASRAVTVAGEKGYLVRWKVVTSKGDDGYVESLVLPSPADPKSLVVVRFGVDAGSKGPQQSVIDDITKGIKPASGAGGDGQNV
- a CDS encoding TetR/AcrR family transcriptional regulator encodes the protein MTSQAAEGPESVIASRRSKITPEREQEFYDAVLEQIRACGYDAFTMEGVAASTRCSKSTLYRQWKTKPQFVAAALRANQCPRFSGIDTGSLVGDLRAMARAAGDWSGRDTQLLQALGHAVLQDKELREALREALIEPEIGAVKQIIARGVARGEVPADHPALEFIPAQLFGVVRVRPVLEGEYADAAYLTQFVEAVVIPALGLT